One Cucurbita pepo subsp. pepo cultivar mu-cu-16 chromosome LG11, ASM280686v2, whole genome shotgun sequence DNA window includes the following coding sequences:
- the LOC111804901 gene encoding coilin-like isoform X9: MNSGTVRVRLVFEEGRLLSKPQRRNGLKRSWILLKSHLHSISDFSSYLLDLFLLRDACPHGLLLSMDGFVLPPFEPTSILKDGDIVRVKKSEDNVIAVETMADMEEGQPAGLDVQLLANEELVKECTDYKNEAEQDDEHYDLLNQLEDTVDVGSKEKTVCRKRKALKTVHSSKKKKNRFAPTDKCLASPSNLQQFHTDHNCRSQQEVSVSDKSLVEKRKSSNGNTGTNKKQKVQQRIVRNSNGIVPVETRPGHVRFLPLDQGEANQFVHPAQASMDTARSNGITIKNEKKWGKGKSSFWRSNCNCEGQSSKSQAKKDSSTRKCPIDFNELRPCLSLPERGDIIAYRLIELSSSWTPEFSSFRVGKVSWCNPEANKIMLIPVPEYPFVFKAMNEEAVKHPYAEDGSLKADYSSLVDIRIVEHENSLGFEAAGGGNISEASTSKQSWSKWEKHSIAPKQSWNKWENQPRAPKQSWKKWENDTSKQGENQPRASKQSWKKWENDTSKRENGKENAWDDIVQASSAKKANLSKDVGWGRGEKKSWKGAS, from the exons ATGAATTCGGGGACAGTAAGAGTGCGTTTGGTTTTCGAAGAGGGGCGCCTACTGAGCAAGCCGCAGAGGAGAAATGGACTGAAACGGAGTTGGATTCTTCTGAAATCCCACCTCCATTCCATTTCCGACTTCTCCTCCTATCTTCTCGACCTTTTCCTTCTTCGCGATGCTTGTCCTCATGGCCTCCTTCTTTCT ATGGATGGGTTTGTTCTACCACCCTTTGAGCCTACTTCTATTTTGAAGGATGGAGATATTGTTAG GGTGAAGAAGAGTGAGGACAATGTGATTGCAGTTGAGACGATGGCAGACATGGAGGAGGGGCAACCTGCTGGTCTAGATGTTCAGCTTCTAGCCAACGAGGAGCTTGTGAAGGAGTGCACTGACTACAAAAATGAAGCAGAACAAGATGATGAACATTATGATCTGCTGAATCAGTTGGAAGACACAGTGGATGTGGGAAGCAAAGAGAAAACAGTTTGCAGGAAAAGGAAGGCACTGAAAACAGTTCACAGCTCAAA gaagaagaagaatagatTTGCTCCAACTGACAAATGTCTGGCTTCTCCATCAAATCTTCAGCAGTTTCATACAGACCATAATTGTAGATCGCAGCAGGAAGTTTCTGTTTCTGATAAGAGTCTGGTCGAGAAGCGCAAATCATCCAATGGCAATACTGGTACAAACAAGAAGCAAAAG GTACAGCAACGAATAGTTCGAAATAGTAACG GAATTGTCCCCGTGGAAACTAGACCAGGACATGTTCGTTTTCTGCCTCTTGATCAAG GAGAAGCTAACCAGTTTGTGCATCCAGCTCAAGCTTCTATG GACACCGCGCGGTCAAATGGGATAAcaattaagaatgaaaaaaaatggggTAAAGGGAAATCCTCATTTTGGAGGAGTAATTGCAACTGTGAAGGACAAAGTTCCAAGTCGCAAGCTAAAAAAGATTCATCAACTAGGAAATGTCCAATTGACTTCAATGAACTCAGACCTTGTTTGAGCTTGCCCGAG AGAGGTGATATAATTGCATATCGTTTAATTGAATTATCATCATCATGGACTCCAGAATTTTCCTCCTTCAGA GTTGGAAAGGTATCATGGTGTAATCCTGAAGCAAATAAGATTATGCTGATTCCTGTTCCAGAATATCCATTTGTTTTTAAGGCAATGAACGAGGAAGCAGTCAAGCATCCATATGCGGAAGATGGGTCTTTAAAG GCTGATTACTCCTCACTCGTTGACATCAGAATCGTTGAGCATGAAAACTCACTAGGTTTTGAAGCAGCTGGTGGTGGTAATATTAGTGAAGCATCTACTTCAAAACAAAGCTGGAGCAAGTGGGAGAAGCATTCCATTGCACCAAAACAAAGCTGGAACAAATGGGAGAACCAGCCCAGAGCACCAAAACAAAGCTGGAAAAAGTGGGAAAACGATACCAGTAAACAAGGGGAGAACCAGCCCAGGGCATCAAAACAAAGCTGGAAAAAGTGGGAAAACGATACCAGTAAACGGG aaaatggaaaggaaaatgCATGGGATGACATTGTCCAGGCTTCCAGCGCGAAGAAGGCTAATTTGTCCAAGGACGTTGGATGGGGAAGAGGGGAGAAGAAATCTTGGAAAGGAGCTTCATAA
- the LOC111804901 gene encoding coilin-like isoform X5: MNSGTVRVRLVFEEGRLLSKPQRRNGLKRSWILLKSHLHSISDFSSYLLDLFLLRDACPHGLLLSMDGFVLPPFEPTSILKDGDIVRVKKSEDNVIAVETMADMEEGQPAGLDVQLLANEELVKECTDYKNEAEQDDEHYDLLNQLEDTVDVGSKEKTVCRKRKALKTVHSSKKKKNRFAPTDKCLASPSNLQQFHTDHNCRSQQEVSVSDKSLVEKRKSSNGNTGTNKKQKVRKQVQQRIVRNSNGKLPVENYFEDSEQLDDSSVDEGIVPVETRPGHVRFLPLDQGEANQFVHPAQASMDTARSNGITIKNEKKWGKGKSSFWRSNCNCEGQSSKSQAKKDSSTRKCPIDFNELRPCLSLPERGDIIAYRLIELSSSWTPEFSSFRVGKVSWCNPEANKIMLIPVPEYPFVFKAMNEEAVKHPYAEDGSLKADYSSLVDIRIVEHENSLGFEAAGGGNISEASTSKQSWSKWEKHSIAPKQSWNKWENQPRAPKQSWKKWENDTSKQGKMERKMHGMTLSRLPARRRLICPRTLDGEEGRRNLGKELHNSP, translated from the exons ATGAATTCGGGGACAGTAAGAGTGCGTTTGGTTTTCGAAGAGGGGCGCCTACTGAGCAAGCCGCAGAGGAGAAATGGACTGAAACGGAGTTGGATTCTTCTGAAATCCCACCTCCATTCCATTTCCGACTTCTCCTCCTATCTTCTCGACCTTTTCCTTCTTCGCGATGCTTGTCCTCATGGCCTCCTTCTTTCT ATGGATGGGTTTGTTCTACCACCCTTTGAGCCTACTTCTATTTTGAAGGATGGAGATATTGTTAG GGTGAAGAAGAGTGAGGACAATGTGATTGCAGTTGAGACGATGGCAGACATGGAGGAGGGGCAACCTGCTGGTCTAGATGTTCAGCTTCTAGCCAACGAGGAGCTTGTGAAGGAGTGCACTGACTACAAAAATGAAGCAGAACAAGATGATGAACATTATGATCTGCTGAATCAGTTGGAAGACACAGTGGATGTGGGAAGCAAAGAGAAAACAGTTTGCAGGAAAAGGAAGGCACTGAAAACAGTTCACAGCTCAAA gaagaagaagaatagatTTGCTCCAACTGACAAATGTCTGGCTTCTCCATCAAATCTTCAGCAGTTTCATACAGACCATAATTGTAGATCGCAGCAGGAAGTTTCTGTTTCTGATAAGAGTCTGGTCGAGAAGCGCAAATCATCCAATGGCAATACTGGTACAAACAAGAAGCAAAAGGTTCGTAAA CAGGTACAGCAACGAATAGTTCGAAATAGTAACGGTAAGTTACCTGTTGAGAATTACTTTGAGGACTCTGAACAGCTAGATGACAGTAGTGTTGATGAAGGAATTGTCCCCGTGGAAACTAGACCAGGACATGTTCGTTTTCTGCCTCTTGATCAAG GAGAAGCTAACCAGTTTGTGCATCCAGCTCAAGCTTCTATG GACACCGCGCGGTCAAATGGGATAAcaattaagaatgaaaaaaaatggggTAAAGGGAAATCCTCATTTTGGAGGAGTAATTGCAACTGTGAAGGACAAAGTTCCAAGTCGCAAGCTAAAAAAGATTCATCAACTAGGAAATGTCCAATTGACTTCAATGAACTCAGACCTTGTTTGAGCTTGCCCGAG AGAGGTGATATAATTGCATATCGTTTAATTGAATTATCATCATCATGGACTCCAGAATTTTCCTCCTTCAGA GTTGGAAAGGTATCATGGTGTAATCCTGAAGCAAATAAGATTATGCTGATTCCTGTTCCAGAATATCCATTTGTTTTTAAGGCAATGAACGAGGAAGCAGTCAAGCATCCATATGCGGAAGATGGGTCTTTAAAG GCTGATTACTCCTCACTCGTTGACATCAGAATCGTTGAGCATGAAAACTCACTAGGTTTTGAAGCAGCTGGTGGTGGTAATATTAGTGAAGCATCTACTTCAAAACAAAGCTGGAGCAAGTGGGAGAAGCATTCCATTGCACCAAAACAAAGCTGGAACAAATGGGAGAACCAGCCCAGAGCACCAAAACAAAGCTGGAAAAAGTGGGAAAACGATACCAGTAAACAAGGG aaaatggaaaggaaaatgCATGGGATGACATTGTCCAGGCTTCCAGCGCGAAGAAGGCTAATTTGTCCAAGGACGTTGGATGGGGAAGAGGGGAGAAGAAATCTTGGAAAGGAGCTTCATAATAGTCCATGA
- the LOC111804901 gene encoding coilin-like isoform X8 has protein sequence MNSGTVRVRLVFEEGRLLSKPQRRNGLKRSWILLKSHLHSISDFSSYLLDLFLLRDACPHGLLLSMDGFVLPPFEPTSILKDGDIVRVKKSEDNVIAVETMADMEEGQPAGLDVQLLANEELVKECTDYKNEAEQDDEHYDLLNQLEDTVDVGSKEKTVCRKRKALKTVHSSKKKKNRFAPTDKCLASPSNLQQFHTDHNCRSQQEVSVSDKSLVEKRKSSNGNTGTNKKQKQVQQRIVRNSNGIVPVETRPGHVRFLPLDQGEANQFVHPAQASMDTARSNGITIKNEKKWGKGKSSFWRSNCNCEGQSSKSQAKKDSSTRKCPIDFNELRPCLSLPERGDIIAYRLIELSSSWTPEFSSFRVGKVSWCNPEANKIMLIPVPEYPFVFKAMNEEAVKHPYAEDGSLKADYSSLVDIRIVEHENSLGFEAAGGGNISEASTSKQSWSKWEKHSIAPKQSWNKWENQPRAPKQSWKKWENDTSKQGENQPRASKQSWKKWENDTSKRENGKENAWDDIVQASSAKKANLSKDVGWGRGEKKSWKGAS, from the exons ATGAATTCGGGGACAGTAAGAGTGCGTTTGGTTTTCGAAGAGGGGCGCCTACTGAGCAAGCCGCAGAGGAGAAATGGACTGAAACGGAGTTGGATTCTTCTGAAATCCCACCTCCATTCCATTTCCGACTTCTCCTCCTATCTTCTCGACCTTTTCCTTCTTCGCGATGCTTGTCCTCATGGCCTCCTTCTTTCT ATGGATGGGTTTGTTCTACCACCCTTTGAGCCTACTTCTATTTTGAAGGATGGAGATATTGTTAG GGTGAAGAAGAGTGAGGACAATGTGATTGCAGTTGAGACGATGGCAGACATGGAGGAGGGGCAACCTGCTGGTCTAGATGTTCAGCTTCTAGCCAACGAGGAGCTTGTGAAGGAGTGCACTGACTACAAAAATGAAGCAGAACAAGATGATGAACATTATGATCTGCTGAATCAGTTGGAAGACACAGTGGATGTGGGAAGCAAAGAGAAAACAGTTTGCAGGAAAAGGAAGGCACTGAAAACAGTTCACAGCTCAAA gaagaagaagaatagatTTGCTCCAACTGACAAATGTCTGGCTTCTCCATCAAATCTTCAGCAGTTTCATACAGACCATAATTGTAGATCGCAGCAGGAAGTTTCTGTTTCTGATAAGAGTCTGGTCGAGAAGCGCAAATCATCCAATGGCAATACTGGTACAAACAAGAAGCAAAAG CAGGTACAGCAACGAATAGTTCGAAATAGTAACG GAATTGTCCCCGTGGAAACTAGACCAGGACATGTTCGTTTTCTGCCTCTTGATCAAG GAGAAGCTAACCAGTTTGTGCATCCAGCTCAAGCTTCTATG GACACCGCGCGGTCAAATGGGATAAcaattaagaatgaaaaaaaatggggTAAAGGGAAATCCTCATTTTGGAGGAGTAATTGCAACTGTGAAGGACAAAGTTCCAAGTCGCAAGCTAAAAAAGATTCATCAACTAGGAAATGTCCAATTGACTTCAATGAACTCAGACCTTGTTTGAGCTTGCCCGAG AGAGGTGATATAATTGCATATCGTTTAATTGAATTATCATCATCATGGACTCCAGAATTTTCCTCCTTCAGA GTTGGAAAGGTATCATGGTGTAATCCTGAAGCAAATAAGATTATGCTGATTCCTGTTCCAGAATATCCATTTGTTTTTAAGGCAATGAACGAGGAAGCAGTCAAGCATCCATATGCGGAAGATGGGTCTTTAAAG GCTGATTACTCCTCACTCGTTGACATCAGAATCGTTGAGCATGAAAACTCACTAGGTTTTGAAGCAGCTGGTGGTGGTAATATTAGTGAAGCATCTACTTCAAAACAAAGCTGGAGCAAGTGGGAGAAGCATTCCATTGCACCAAAACAAAGCTGGAACAAATGGGAGAACCAGCCCAGAGCACCAAAACAAAGCTGGAAAAAGTGGGAAAACGATACCAGTAAACAAGGGGAGAACCAGCCCAGGGCATCAAAACAAAGCTGGAAAAAGTGGGAAAACGATACCAGTAAACGGG aaaatggaaaggaaaatgCATGGGATGACATTGTCCAGGCTTCCAGCGCGAAGAAGGCTAATTTGTCCAAGGACGTTGGATGGGGAAGAGGGGAGAAGAAATCTTGGAAAGGAGCTTCATAA
- the LOC111804901 gene encoding coilin-like isoform X3 yields the protein MNSGTVRVRLVFEEGRLLSKPQRRNGLKRSWILLKSHLHSISDFSSYLLDLFLLRDACPHGLLLSMDGFVLPPFEPTSILKDGDIVRVKKSEDNVIAVETMADMEEGQPAGLDVQLLANEELVKECTDYKNEAEQDDEHYDLLNQLEDTVDVGSKEKTVCRKRKALKTVHSSKKKKNRFAPTDKCLASPSNLQQFHTDHNCRSQQEVSVSDKSLVEKRKSSNGNTGTNKKQKQVQQRIVRNSNGKLPVENYFEDSEQLDDSSVDEGIVPVETRPGHVRFLPLDQGEANQFVHPAQASMDTARSNGITIKNEKKWGKGKSSFWRSNCNCEGQSSKSQAKKDSSTRKCPIDFNELRPCLSLPERGDIIAYRLIELSSSWTPEFSSFRVGKVSWCNPEANKIMLIPVPEYPFVFKAMNEEAVKHPYAEDGSLKADYSSLVDIRIVEHENSLGFEAAGGGNISEASTSKQSWSKWEKHSIAPKQSWNKWENQPRAPKQSWKKWENDTSKQGENQPRASKQSWKKWENDTSKRENGKENAWDDIVQASSAKKANLSKDVGWGRGEKKSWKGAS from the exons ATGAATTCGGGGACAGTAAGAGTGCGTTTGGTTTTCGAAGAGGGGCGCCTACTGAGCAAGCCGCAGAGGAGAAATGGACTGAAACGGAGTTGGATTCTTCTGAAATCCCACCTCCATTCCATTTCCGACTTCTCCTCCTATCTTCTCGACCTTTTCCTTCTTCGCGATGCTTGTCCTCATGGCCTCCTTCTTTCT ATGGATGGGTTTGTTCTACCACCCTTTGAGCCTACTTCTATTTTGAAGGATGGAGATATTGTTAG GGTGAAGAAGAGTGAGGACAATGTGATTGCAGTTGAGACGATGGCAGACATGGAGGAGGGGCAACCTGCTGGTCTAGATGTTCAGCTTCTAGCCAACGAGGAGCTTGTGAAGGAGTGCACTGACTACAAAAATGAAGCAGAACAAGATGATGAACATTATGATCTGCTGAATCAGTTGGAAGACACAGTGGATGTGGGAAGCAAAGAGAAAACAGTTTGCAGGAAAAGGAAGGCACTGAAAACAGTTCACAGCTCAAA gaagaagaagaatagatTTGCTCCAACTGACAAATGTCTGGCTTCTCCATCAAATCTTCAGCAGTTTCATACAGACCATAATTGTAGATCGCAGCAGGAAGTTTCTGTTTCTGATAAGAGTCTGGTCGAGAAGCGCAAATCATCCAATGGCAATACTGGTACAAACAAGAAGCAAAAG CAGGTACAGCAACGAATAGTTCGAAATAGTAACGGTAAGTTACCTGTTGAGAATTACTTTGAGGACTCTGAACAGCTAGATGACAGTAGTGTTGATGAAGGAATTGTCCCCGTGGAAACTAGACCAGGACATGTTCGTTTTCTGCCTCTTGATCAAG GAGAAGCTAACCAGTTTGTGCATCCAGCTCAAGCTTCTATG GACACCGCGCGGTCAAATGGGATAAcaattaagaatgaaaaaaaatggggTAAAGGGAAATCCTCATTTTGGAGGAGTAATTGCAACTGTGAAGGACAAAGTTCCAAGTCGCAAGCTAAAAAAGATTCATCAACTAGGAAATGTCCAATTGACTTCAATGAACTCAGACCTTGTTTGAGCTTGCCCGAG AGAGGTGATATAATTGCATATCGTTTAATTGAATTATCATCATCATGGACTCCAGAATTTTCCTCCTTCAGA GTTGGAAAGGTATCATGGTGTAATCCTGAAGCAAATAAGATTATGCTGATTCCTGTTCCAGAATATCCATTTGTTTTTAAGGCAATGAACGAGGAAGCAGTCAAGCATCCATATGCGGAAGATGGGTCTTTAAAG GCTGATTACTCCTCACTCGTTGACATCAGAATCGTTGAGCATGAAAACTCACTAGGTTTTGAAGCAGCTGGTGGTGGTAATATTAGTGAAGCATCTACTTCAAAACAAAGCTGGAGCAAGTGGGAGAAGCATTCCATTGCACCAAAACAAAGCTGGAACAAATGGGAGAACCAGCCCAGAGCACCAAAACAAAGCTGGAAAAAGTGGGAAAACGATACCAGTAAACAAGGGGAGAACCAGCCCAGGGCATCAAAACAAAGCTGGAAAAAGTGGGAAAACGATACCAGTAAACGGG aaaatggaaaggaaaatgCATGGGATGACATTGTCCAGGCTTCCAGCGCGAAGAAGGCTAATTTGTCCAAGGACGTTGGATGGGGAAGAGGGGAGAAGAAATCTTGGAAAGGAGCTTCATAA
- the LOC111804901 gene encoding coilin-like isoform X4, with protein sequence MNSGTVRVRLVFEEGRLLSKPQRRNGLKRSWILLKSHLHSISDFSSYLLDLFLLRDACPHGLLLSMDGFVLPPFEPTSILKDGDIVRVKKSEDNVIAVETMADMEEGQPAGLDVQLLANEELVKECTDYKNEAEQDDEHYDLLNQLEDTVDVGSKEKTVCRKRKALKTVHSSKKKKNRFAPTDKCLASPSNLQQFHTDHNCRSQQEVSVSDKSLVEKRKSSNGNTGTNKKQKVQQRIVRNSNGKLPVENYFEDSEQLDDSSVDEGIVPVETRPGHVRFLPLDQGEANQFVHPAQASMDTARSNGITIKNEKKWGKGKSSFWRSNCNCEGQSSKSQAKKDSSTRKCPIDFNELRPCLSLPERGDIIAYRLIELSSSWTPEFSSFRVGKVSWCNPEANKIMLIPVPEYPFVFKAMNEEAVKHPYAEDGSLKADYSSLVDIRIVEHENSLGFEAAGGGNISEASTSKQSWSKWEKHSIAPKQSWNKWENQPRAPKQSWKKWENDTSKQGENQPRASKQSWKKWENDTSKRENGKENAWDDIVQASSAKKANLSKDVGWGRGEKKSWKGAS encoded by the exons ATGAATTCGGGGACAGTAAGAGTGCGTTTGGTTTTCGAAGAGGGGCGCCTACTGAGCAAGCCGCAGAGGAGAAATGGACTGAAACGGAGTTGGATTCTTCTGAAATCCCACCTCCATTCCATTTCCGACTTCTCCTCCTATCTTCTCGACCTTTTCCTTCTTCGCGATGCTTGTCCTCATGGCCTCCTTCTTTCT ATGGATGGGTTTGTTCTACCACCCTTTGAGCCTACTTCTATTTTGAAGGATGGAGATATTGTTAG GGTGAAGAAGAGTGAGGACAATGTGATTGCAGTTGAGACGATGGCAGACATGGAGGAGGGGCAACCTGCTGGTCTAGATGTTCAGCTTCTAGCCAACGAGGAGCTTGTGAAGGAGTGCACTGACTACAAAAATGAAGCAGAACAAGATGATGAACATTATGATCTGCTGAATCAGTTGGAAGACACAGTGGATGTGGGAAGCAAAGAGAAAACAGTTTGCAGGAAAAGGAAGGCACTGAAAACAGTTCACAGCTCAAA gaagaagaagaatagatTTGCTCCAACTGACAAATGTCTGGCTTCTCCATCAAATCTTCAGCAGTTTCATACAGACCATAATTGTAGATCGCAGCAGGAAGTTTCTGTTTCTGATAAGAGTCTGGTCGAGAAGCGCAAATCATCCAATGGCAATACTGGTACAAACAAGAAGCAAAAG GTACAGCAACGAATAGTTCGAAATAGTAACGGTAAGTTACCTGTTGAGAATTACTTTGAGGACTCTGAACAGCTAGATGACAGTAGTGTTGATGAAGGAATTGTCCCCGTGGAAACTAGACCAGGACATGTTCGTTTTCTGCCTCTTGATCAAG GAGAAGCTAACCAGTTTGTGCATCCAGCTCAAGCTTCTATG GACACCGCGCGGTCAAATGGGATAAcaattaagaatgaaaaaaaatggggTAAAGGGAAATCCTCATTTTGGAGGAGTAATTGCAACTGTGAAGGACAAAGTTCCAAGTCGCAAGCTAAAAAAGATTCATCAACTAGGAAATGTCCAATTGACTTCAATGAACTCAGACCTTGTTTGAGCTTGCCCGAG AGAGGTGATATAATTGCATATCGTTTAATTGAATTATCATCATCATGGACTCCAGAATTTTCCTCCTTCAGA GTTGGAAAGGTATCATGGTGTAATCCTGAAGCAAATAAGATTATGCTGATTCCTGTTCCAGAATATCCATTTGTTTTTAAGGCAATGAACGAGGAAGCAGTCAAGCATCCATATGCGGAAGATGGGTCTTTAAAG GCTGATTACTCCTCACTCGTTGACATCAGAATCGTTGAGCATGAAAACTCACTAGGTTTTGAAGCAGCTGGTGGTGGTAATATTAGTGAAGCATCTACTTCAAAACAAAGCTGGAGCAAGTGGGAGAAGCATTCCATTGCACCAAAACAAAGCTGGAACAAATGGGAGAACCAGCCCAGAGCACCAAAACAAAGCTGGAAAAAGTGGGAAAACGATACCAGTAAACAAGGGGAGAACCAGCCCAGGGCATCAAAACAAAGCTGGAAAAAGTGGGAAAACGATACCAGTAAACGGG aaaatggaaaggaaaatgCATGGGATGACATTGTCCAGGCTTCCAGCGCGAAGAAGGCTAATTTGTCCAAGGACGTTGGATGGGGAAGAGGGGAGAAGAAATCTTGGAAAGGAGCTTCATAA
- the LOC111804901 gene encoding coilin-like isoform X2, with protein MNSGTVRVRLVFEEGRLLSKPQRRNGLKRSWILLKSHLHSISDFSSYLLDLFLLRDACPHGLLLSMDGFVLPPFEPTSILKDGDIVRVKKSEDNVIAVETMADMEEGQPAGLDVQLLANEELVKECTDYKNEAEQDDEHYDLLNQLEDTVDVGSKEKTVCRKRKALKTVHSSKKKKNRFAPTDKCLASPSNLQQFHTDHNCRSQQEVSVSDKSLVEKRKSSNGNTGTNKKQKVRKVQQRIVRNSNGKLPVENYFEDSEQLDDSSVDEGIVPVETRPGHVRFLPLDQGEANQFVHPAQASMDTARSNGITIKNEKKWGKGKSSFWRSNCNCEGQSSKSQAKKDSSTRKCPIDFNELRPCLSLPERGDIIAYRLIELSSSWTPEFSSFRVGKVSWCNPEANKIMLIPVPEYPFVFKAMNEEAVKHPYAEDGSLKADYSSLVDIRIVEHENSLGFEAAGGGNISEASTSKQSWSKWEKHSIAPKQSWNKWENQPRAPKQSWKKWENDTSKQGENQPRASKQSWKKWENDTSKRENGKENAWDDIVQASSAKKANLSKDVGWGRGEKKSWKGAS; from the exons ATGAATTCGGGGACAGTAAGAGTGCGTTTGGTTTTCGAAGAGGGGCGCCTACTGAGCAAGCCGCAGAGGAGAAATGGACTGAAACGGAGTTGGATTCTTCTGAAATCCCACCTCCATTCCATTTCCGACTTCTCCTCCTATCTTCTCGACCTTTTCCTTCTTCGCGATGCTTGTCCTCATGGCCTCCTTCTTTCT ATGGATGGGTTTGTTCTACCACCCTTTGAGCCTACTTCTATTTTGAAGGATGGAGATATTGTTAG GGTGAAGAAGAGTGAGGACAATGTGATTGCAGTTGAGACGATGGCAGACATGGAGGAGGGGCAACCTGCTGGTCTAGATGTTCAGCTTCTAGCCAACGAGGAGCTTGTGAAGGAGTGCACTGACTACAAAAATGAAGCAGAACAAGATGATGAACATTATGATCTGCTGAATCAGTTGGAAGACACAGTGGATGTGGGAAGCAAAGAGAAAACAGTTTGCAGGAAAAGGAAGGCACTGAAAACAGTTCACAGCTCAAA gaagaagaagaatagatTTGCTCCAACTGACAAATGTCTGGCTTCTCCATCAAATCTTCAGCAGTTTCATACAGACCATAATTGTAGATCGCAGCAGGAAGTTTCTGTTTCTGATAAGAGTCTGGTCGAGAAGCGCAAATCATCCAATGGCAATACTGGTACAAACAAGAAGCAAAAGGTTCGTAAA GTACAGCAACGAATAGTTCGAAATAGTAACGGTAAGTTACCTGTTGAGAATTACTTTGAGGACTCTGAACAGCTAGATGACAGTAGTGTTGATGAAGGAATTGTCCCCGTGGAAACTAGACCAGGACATGTTCGTTTTCTGCCTCTTGATCAAG GAGAAGCTAACCAGTTTGTGCATCCAGCTCAAGCTTCTATG GACACCGCGCGGTCAAATGGGATAAcaattaagaatgaaaaaaaatggggTAAAGGGAAATCCTCATTTTGGAGGAGTAATTGCAACTGTGAAGGACAAAGTTCCAAGTCGCAAGCTAAAAAAGATTCATCAACTAGGAAATGTCCAATTGACTTCAATGAACTCAGACCTTGTTTGAGCTTGCCCGAG AGAGGTGATATAATTGCATATCGTTTAATTGAATTATCATCATCATGGACTCCAGAATTTTCCTCCTTCAGA GTTGGAAAGGTATCATGGTGTAATCCTGAAGCAAATAAGATTATGCTGATTCCTGTTCCAGAATATCCATTTGTTTTTAAGGCAATGAACGAGGAAGCAGTCAAGCATCCATATGCGGAAGATGGGTCTTTAAAG GCTGATTACTCCTCACTCGTTGACATCAGAATCGTTGAGCATGAAAACTCACTAGGTTTTGAAGCAGCTGGTGGTGGTAATATTAGTGAAGCATCTACTTCAAAACAAAGCTGGAGCAAGTGGGAGAAGCATTCCATTGCACCAAAACAAAGCTGGAACAAATGGGAGAACCAGCCCAGAGCACCAAAACAAAGCTGGAAAAAGTGGGAAAACGATACCAGTAAACAAGGGGAGAACCAGCCCAGGGCATCAAAACAAAGCTGGAAAAAGTGGGAAAACGATACCAGTAAACGGG aaaatggaaaggaaaatgCATGGGATGACATTGTCCAGGCTTCCAGCGCGAAGAAGGCTAATTTGTCCAAGGACGTTGGATGGGGAAGAGGGGAGAAGAAATCTTGGAAAGGAGCTTCATAA